A single Drosophila ananassae strain 14024-0371.13 chromosome 3L, ASM1763931v2, whole genome shotgun sequence DNA region contains:
- the LOC6496289 gene encoding kinesin-like protein unc-104 isoform X8 yields MSSVKVAVRVRPFNSREIARESKCIIEMSGATTAITNPKVPPNTSESVKRFNFDYSYWSHDHHDADFSTQSMVYKDIGEEMLQHSFDGYNVCIFAYGQTGAGKSYTMMGRQEEQQEGIIPMICKDLFGRIQQTETDDLKYSVEVSYMEIYCERVRDLLNPKNKGNLRVREHPLLGPYVEDLSKLAVTDYQDIHDLIDEGNKARTVAATNMNETSSRSHAVFTIFFTQRRHDTMTDLITEKVSKISLVDLAGSERADSTGAKGTRLKEGANINKSLTTLGKVISALAEVASKKKNAKKADFIPYRDSALTWLLRENLGGNSKTAMIAAISPADINYDETLSTLRYADRAKQIVCKAVVNEDANAKLIRELKEEIQKLRDLLKAEGIEVQEGPDGKVVCEKRDANKDELTKSTVIKSPTKSRNRNGSTTEMAVDQLQASEKLIAELNETWEEKLKRTEEIRLQREAVFAEMGVAVKEDGITVGVFSPKKTPHLVNLNEDPNLSECLLYYIKDGLTRLGTHEANVPQDIQLSGSHILKEHCTFENRNSTVTLLPHKDAIIYVNGRKLVEPEVLKTGSRVILGKNHVFRFTNPEQARELRDKIETETEAENEVEKADTQQVDWNFAQCELLEKQGIDLKAEMKKRLDNLEEQYKREKLQADQQFEEQRKTYEARIDALQKQVEEQSMTMSMYSSYSPEDFHQEEDVYTNPMYESCWTAREAGLAAWAFRKWRYHQFTSLRDDLWGNAIFLKEANAISVELKKKVQFQFTLLTDTLYSPLPPELASSMAPLQQEDEFGAPPVSKTLVAVEVTDTKNGATHYWSLEKLRQRLELMREMYHNEAEMSPTSPDYNVESLTGGDPFYDRFPWFRMVGRSFIYLSNLLYPVPLVHKVAIVNERGDVRGYLRIAVQPVLDEESIDFNNGVKQSARLVFNEDDAKPKYRALNEKDDVQKYIDNGGLESKLDAELEDVDSGRGIDSNSASECHENAEEPGEHLQVGKEFTFRVTVLQATGIGAEYADIFCQFNFLHRHEEAFSTEPVKNSASGAPLGFYHVQNITVPVTKSFIEYLKTQPIMFKIFGHYQTHPLHKDAKQEFVSRPPPRRMLPPSIPISQPVRSPKFGPLPCAPTSTVLAKHDVLVWFEICELAPNGEYVPSVVEHSDDLPCRGLFLLHQGIQRRIRITIVHEPTAEVKWKDINELVVGRIRNTPESSDEQDEDACVLSLGLFPGEALEVPGDDRSFYRFEAAWDSSLHNSALLNRVSQGGETIYITLSAYLELENCARPAIITKDLSMVIYGRDARTGPRSLKHLFSGQYRNPEANRLTGVYELALRRASEAGSPGVQRRQRRVLDTSSTYVRGEENLHGWRPRGDSLIFDHQWELEKLTRLEEVGRMRHLLLLRERLGMDTNPNPTTKTEKDVCNLAARAATSPVHMVIPQSPQTPIKDPQQIIPERQYNQREQDLMLKCLKLVQGRYTKSEANDTQTQSDVSPSDEGCADMTVSCISSNSMENNKFVIRRRLCSPDRSDAPNGWEAPAPATQPALPLRLYVPELEEIRVSPVVARKGLLNVLEHGGSGWKKRWVIVRRPYVFIYRSEKDPVERAVLNLATAQVECSEDQAAMVKIPNTFSVVTKHRGYLLQTLGDKEVHDWLYAINPLLAGQIKSRLARRTLEPASQTVSQIQANNAANASSANK; encoded by the exons ATGTCGTCGGTTAAGGTGGCGGTGCGAGTGCGCCCCTTCAACTCACGGGAAATAGCCAGGGAGTCGAAATGCATTATCGAGATGAGCGGGGCCACAACGG CCATTACCAACCCAAAAGTACCGCCAAACACAAGCGAGTCGGTGAAGCGATTCAACTTTGATTACTCCTACTGGTCACATGAT CACCACGATGCCGACTTCTCCACACAATCGATGGTCTACAAGGACATTGGGGAGGAGATGCTGCAGCACTCCTTCGATGGCTACAATGTCTGCATTTTCGCCTACGGCCAGACTGGTGCTGGCAAGTCGTACACCATGATGGGCAggcaggaggagcagcaggaggGTATCATACCCATGATTTGCAAGGATCTATTCGGTCGTATCCAGCAAACAGAGACCGACGATCTCAAATATTCG GTGGAAGTCTCTTATATGGAAATTTATTGCGAGCGTGTCCGGGATCTTCTGAATCCCAAAAACAAGGGCAATCTACGAGTCAGAGAGCATCCTCTGCTGGGTCCTTATGTTGAGGACTTGTCGAAATTGGCAGTCACTGATTACCAGGACATACACGATCTCATTGATGAGGGAAACAAGGCTCG AACTGTGGCCGCCACCAACATGAACGAAACCAGCTCCCGTTCCCATGCGGTGTTTaccatctttttcacccagcGCCGACATGATACGATGACCGATCTGATCACAGAGAAGGTATCCAAGATCAGCTTGGTGGATCTTGCTGGCTCGGAGCGAGCTGATTCCACCGGCGCCAAGGGCACCCGCTTGAAGGAGGGAGCCAACATCAATAAGTCGCTGACTACTTTGGGCAAAGTTATCTCAGCTCTGGCGGAAGTT GCCTCTAAGAAAAAGAATGCCAAGAAGGCAGACTTTATTCCGTATCGTGATTCGGCCCTGACTTGGTTACTCCGTGAAAACCTGGGAGGTAATTCCAAAACTGCTATGATTGCCGCCATCTCCCCGGCAGATATCAACTATGATGAAACTCTCAGCACACTGCG CTATGCGGATCGTGCCAAGCAAATTGTTTGCAAGGCTGTCGTCAACGAAGACGCCAATGCCAAGCTTATTCGCGAACTCAAGGAGGAGATCCAGAAACTCCGGGATCTATTGAAAGCCGAGGGTATTGAAGTACAAGAAG GACCCGATGGCAAAGTGGTGTGTGAGAAGCGCGATGCGAATA AGGACGAACTCACCAAGTCCACGGTGATCAAGTCACCCACTAAGTCCCGAAACCGCAATGGATCCACCACGGAAATGGCAGTGGATCAGCTCCAAGCCAGCGAGAAACTAATAGCAG AACTCAACGAGACCTGGGAGGAGAAACTCAAGCGCACCGAGGAGATTCGTCTGCAACGTGAGGCGGTCTTTGCCGAGATGGGCGTGGCCGTCAAGGAGGATGGCATTACTGTGGGCGTGTTCTCACCTAAGAAAACCCCACATCTGGTGAATCTTAATGAAGATCCCAATCTTTCCGAATGTCTGCTCTACTACATCAAGGACGGCTTGACCCGTTTGGGTACGCATGAGGCAAATGTGCCCCAAGACATTCAGCTCTCCGGTTCGCACATCCTCAAGGAGCACTGCACTTTCGAGAACCGCAACAGCACGGTTACCCTGTTGCCGCACAAGGACGCCATCATCTATGTGAATGGCCGTAAATTGGTAGAACCGGAGGTCCTCAAGACCGGATCACGAGTGATTTTGGGCAAGAACCATGTCTTCCGCTTCACCAATCCGGAGCAGGCCCGCGAGCTGCGCGACAAGATCGAGACCGAGACCGAGGCGGAGAACGAGGTGGAGAAGGCCGACACCCAGCAGGTGGACTGGAACTTTGCCCAGTGCGAGTTGCTCGAGAAGCAGGGCATCGATCTCAAGGCCGAGATGAAGAAGCGATTGGACAACCTGGAGGAGCAATACAAGCGGGAGAAGCTCCAGGCCGACCAGCAGTTCGAGGAGCAGCGCAAGACCTACGAGGCCCGCATCGATGCCTTGCAGAAGCAAGTGGAGGAGCAATCGATGACCATGTCGATGTATAGCAGCTACTCTCCGGAGGACTTCCACCAGGAGGAGGATGTCTACA CCAACCCAATGTACGAGTCCTGCTGGACTGCCCGAGAGGCTGGTTTGGCTGCCTGGGCCTTCCGCAAATGGCGTTACCATCAATTCACATCCTTGCGGGATGATCTCTGGGGCAATGCTATATTCCTCAAGGAGGCCAATGCCATTTCCGTTGAGTTGAAGAAGAAG GTGCAATTTCAATTCACGCTCTTGACCGACACCTTGTACTCTCCCCTGCCACCTGAGCTTGCCTCCAGCATGGCCCCTCTCCAGCAGGAGGATGAGTTCGGAGCTCCGCCAGTCTCCAAGACCTTGGTGGCCGTGGAGGTGACCGATACCAAGAACGGAGCCACTCATTACTGGTCGCTGGAGAAGCTACG ACAACGCCTGGAGCTGATGCGCGAAATGTATCACAATGAGGCCGAGATGAGCCCCACTTCGCCGGATTACAACGTGGAGAGCCTCACTGGTGGGGATCCCTTCTACGACCGATTCCCCTGGTTCCGGATGGTCGGACGCTCCTTCATCTATCTGAGCAACTTGCTCTACCCCGTTCCCTTGGTCCACAAGGTGGCCATCGTCAATGAGCGTGGCGACGTGCGTGGCTATCTGAGGATTGCCGTTCAACCGGTCCTGGACGAGGAGTCTATTGACTTTAATAATGGTGTGAAGCAGTCGGCTCGCTTGGTCTTCAACGAGGATGATGCCAAGCCCAAGTACCGAGCTCTGAACGAAAAGGATGATGTCCAGAAGTACATTGATAATGGAGGTCTTGAAAGCAAACTCGATG CGGAACTCGAGGACGTGGATTCTGGTCGTGGCATTGACTCCAACTCTGCTTCCGAGTGCCATGAGAATGCCGAGGAGCCAGGTGAACATTTGCAAGTGGGCAAGGAATTCACTTTCCGTGTCACTGTGCTCCAGGCCACTGGCATTGGAGCTGAATATGCAGACATCTTCTGTCAGTTTAA CTTCTTGCATCGTCATGAGGAGGCCTTCTCCACCGAACCGGTCAAGAACTCAGCTTCGGGCGCTCCCTTGGGCTTTTATCATGTTCAGAAT ATTACTGTTCCCGTGACCAAGTCCTTTATTGAGTATTTGAAGACCCAACCCATCATGTTCAAGATCTTTGGACACTACCAGACACATCCTTTGCACAAGGATGCCAAGCAGGAGTTTGTATCCCGGCCACCACCCCGTCGTATGCTGCCCCCCAGCATTCCCATCAGCCAGCCAGTGCGCAGCCCCAAGTTTGGACCCCTACCCTGTGCACCCACTTCCACTGTTCTGGCCAAGCACGATGTCTTGGTCTGGTTCGAGATTTGTGAATTGGCTCCCAATGGAGAATATGTCCCATCG GTGGTAGAGCACAGCGACGATCTTCCTTGCCGGGGATTGTTCCTTCTGCATCAGGGCATCCAGCGGCGTATTCGCATCACCATCGTCCACGAGCCCACTGCGGAGGTCAAGTGGAAGGACATCAACGAGTTGGTGGTGGGTCGCATTCGCAATACTCCAGAGTCATCGGATGAGCAGGACGAGGATGCCTGTGTCCTGTCGCTGGGTCTCTTCCCCGGCGAGGCACTGGAGGTGCCCGGGGACGATCGCTCCTTCTACCGCTTCGAGGCGGCCTGGGACTCCAGCCTGCACAACTCGGCGCTGCTCAACCGCGTCTCCCAGGGCGGCGAGACCATCTATATTACTCTGAGCGCTTATTTGGAG TTGGAGAACTGCGCCCGCCCGGCCATTATTACCAAGGACCTGAGCATGGTCATTTACGGACGCGATGCCCGTACTGGCCCCCGTTCCCTGAAGCATCTCTTTTCCGGACAATACCGCAACCCGGAGGCCAACCGCCTCACCGGAGTATACGAGCTGGCGCTGCGCAGAGCATCCGAAGCAGGTAGTCCAG GTGTGCAGAGGCGCCAGCGTCGAGTGCTGGACACCAGTTCCACGTATGTACGCGGTGAGGAGAACCTGCATGGCTGGCGGCCAAGGGGCGACTCCCTGATCTTCGACCATCAGTGGGAGCTGGAGAAACTCACTCGGTTGGAGGAGGTGGGAAGAATGCGGCACTTGCTTTTGCTGCGCGAGCGTCTGGGAATGGACACCAACCCGAATCCGACCACCAAGACcgagaaggatgtgtgcaatcTGGCTGCCCGGGCGGCCACCTCACCGGTTCACATGGTGATTCCCCAGTCACCTCAAACGCCCATCAAGGATCCGCAACAAATCATTCCAGAAAGGCAATACAACCAAAGGGAGCAGGATCTTATGCTCAAGTGCTTGAAGCTGGTGCAGG GACGCTACACCAAGAGCGAGGCCAATGACACACAGACCCAGTCGGACGTCTCGCCCAGCGACGAGGGCTGTGCCGACATGACCGTCAGCTGCATCTCTAGCAACTCCATGGA AAACAACAAATTTGTAATTCGACGCAG ATTATGTTCGCCCGATCGGTCCGATGCCCCCAACGGCTGGGAGGCCCCTGCTCCGGCCACTCAGCCGGCCCTGCCCCTACGCCTCTATGTCCCGGAGCTGGAGGAGATTCGTGTTAGCCCTGTAGTCGCCCGCAAGGGTCTCTTGAATGTTCTGGAGCATGGCGGCTCTGGATGGAAGAAGCGCTGGGTG ATTGTTCGTCGTCCTTATGTGTTTATCTACCGCTCGGAGAAGGATCCCGTTGAACGGGCTGTCCTTAATCTAGCCACCGCCCAAGTCGAGTGCAGTGAAGATCAGGCGGCCATGGTCAAGATTCCGAACACCTTCAG TGTGGTGACCAAGCATCGTGGCTACTTGCTCCAGACCCTTGGCGACAAAGAAGTGCACGACTGGCTGTATGCCATTAACCCCTTGCTGGCTGGGCAGATCAA ATCTCGACTGGCGCGAAGGACTTTGGAGCCGGCCAGCCAGACGGTCTCCCAGATCCAGGCCAACAACGCCGCGAATGCCAGCAGTGCGAACAAATGA
- the LOC6496289 gene encoding kinesin-like protein unc-104 isoform X15 translates to MSSVKVAVRVRPFNSREIARESKCIIEMSGATTAITNPKVPPNTSESVKRFNFDYSYWSHDHHDADFSTQSMVYKDIGEEMLQHSFDGYNVCIFAYGQTGAGKSYTMMGRQEEQQEGIIPMICKDLFGRIQQTETDDLKYSVEVSYMEIYCERVRDLLNPKNKGNLRVREHPLLGPYVEDLSKLAVTDYQDIHDLIDEGNKARTVAATNMNETSSRSHAVFTIFFTQRRHDTMTDLITEKVSKISLVDLAGSERADSTGAKGTRLKEGANINKSLTTLGKVISALAEVASKKKNAKKADFIPYRDSALTWLLRENLGGNSKTAMIAAISPADINYDETLSTLRYADRAKQIVCKAVVNEDANAKLIRELKEEIQKLRDLLKAEGIEVQEGPDGKVVCEKRDANKDELTKSTVIKSPTKSRNRNGSTTEMAVDQLQASEKLIAELNETWEEKLKRTEEIRLQREAVFAEMGVAVKEDGITVGVFSPKKTPHLVNLNEDPNLSECLLYYIKDGLTRLGTHEANVPQDIQLSGSHILKEHCTFENRNSTVTLLPHKDAIIYVNGRKLVEPEVLKTGSRVILGKNHVFRFTNPEQARELRDKIETETEAENEVEKADTQQVDWNFAQCELLEKQGIDLKAEMKKRLDNLEEQYKREKLQADQQFEEQRKTYEARIDALQKQVEEQSMTMSMYSSYSPEDFHQEEDVYTNPMYESCWTAREAGLAAWAFRKWRYHQFTSLRDDLWGNAIFLKEANAISVELKKKVQFQFTLLTDTLYSPLPPELASSMAPLQQEDEFGAPPVSKTLVAVEVTDTKNGATHYWSLEKLRQRLELMREMYHNEAEMSPTSPDYNVESLTGGDPFYDRFPWFRMVGRSFIYLSNLLYPVPLVHKVAIVNERGDVRGYLRIAVQPVLDEESIDFNNGVKQSARLVFNEDDAKPKYRALNEKDDVQKYIDNGGLESKLDAELEDVDSGRGIDSNSASECHENAEEPGEHLQVGKEFTFRVTVLQATGIGAEYADIFCQFNFLHRHEEAFSTEPVKNSASGAPLGFYHVQNITVPVTKSFIEYLKTQPIMFKIFGHYQTHPLHKDAKQEFVSRPPPRRMLPPSIPISQPVRSPKFGPLPCAPTSTVLAKHDVLVWFEICELAPNGEYVPSVVEHSDDLPCRGLFLLHQGIQRRIRITIVHEPTAEVKWKDINELVVGRIRNTPESSDEQDEDACVLSLGLFPGEALEVPGDDRSFYRFEAAWDSSLHNSALLNRVSQGGETIYITLSAYLELENCARPAIITKDLSMVIYGRDARTGPRSLKHLFSGQYRNPEANRLTGVYELALRRASEAGVQRRQRRVLDTSSTYVRGEENLHGWRPRGDSLIFDHQWELEKLTRLEEVGRMRHLLLLRERLGMDTNPNPTTKTEKDVCNLAARAATSPVHMVIPQSPQTPIKDPQQIIPERQYNQREQDLMLKCLKLVQGRYTKSEANDTQTQSDVSPSDEGCADMTVSCISSNSMELCSPDRSDAPNGWEAPAPATQPALPLRLYVPELEEIRVSPVVARKGLLNVLEHGGSGWKKRWVIVRRPYVFIYRSEKDPVERAVLNLATAQVECSEDQAAMVKIPNTFSVVTKHRGYLLQTLGDKEVHDWLYAINPLLAGQIKSRLARRTLEPASQTVSQIQANNAANASSANK, encoded by the exons ATGTCGTCGGTTAAGGTGGCGGTGCGAGTGCGCCCCTTCAACTCACGGGAAATAGCCAGGGAGTCGAAATGCATTATCGAGATGAGCGGGGCCACAACGG CCATTACCAACCCAAAAGTACCGCCAAACACAAGCGAGTCGGTGAAGCGATTCAACTTTGATTACTCCTACTGGTCACATGAT CACCACGATGCCGACTTCTCCACACAATCGATGGTCTACAAGGACATTGGGGAGGAGATGCTGCAGCACTCCTTCGATGGCTACAATGTCTGCATTTTCGCCTACGGCCAGACTGGTGCTGGCAAGTCGTACACCATGATGGGCAggcaggaggagcagcaggaggGTATCATACCCATGATTTGCAAGGATCTATTCGGTCGTATCCAGCAAACAGAGACCGACGATCTCAAATATTCG GTGGAAGTCTCTTATATGGAAATTTATTGCGAGCGTGTCCGGGATCTTCTGAATCCCAAAAACAAGGGCAATCTACGAGTCAGAGAGCATCCTCTGCTGGGTCCTTATGTTGAGGACTTGTCGAAATTGGCAGTCACTGATTACCAGGACATACACGATCTCATTGATGAGGGAAACAAGGCTCG AACTGTGGCCGCCACCAACATGAACGAAACCAGCTCCCGTTCCCATGCGGTGTTTaccatctttttcacccagcGCCGACATGATACGATGACCGATCTGATCACAGAGAAGGTATCCAAGATCAGCTTGGTGGATCTTGCTGGCTCGGAGCGAGCTGATTCCACCGGCGCCAAGGGCACCCGCTTGAAGGAGGGAGCCAACATCAATAAGTCGCTGACTACTTTGGGCAAAGTTATCTCAGCTCTGGCGGAAGTT GCCTCTAAGAAAAAGAATGCCAAGAAGGCAGACTTTATTCCGTATCGTGATTCGGCCCTGACTTGGTTACTCCGTGAAAACCTGGGAGGTAATTCCAAAACTGCTATGATTGCCGCCATCTCCCCGGCAGATATCAACTATGATGAAACTCTCAGCACACTGCG CTATGCGGATCGTGCCAAGCAAATTGTTTGCAAGGCTGTCGTCAACGAAGACGCCAATGCCAAGCTTATTCGCGAACTCAAGGAGGAGATCCAGAAACTCCGGGATCTATTGAAAGCCGAGGGTATTGAAGTACAAGAAG GACCCGATGGCAAAGTGGTGTGTGAGAAGCGCGATGCGAATA AGGACGAACTCACCAAGTCCACGGTGATCAAGTCACCCACTAAGTCCCGAAACCGCAATGGATCCACCACGGAAATGGCAGTGGATCAGCTCCAAGCCAGCGAGAAACTAATAGCAG AACTCAACGAGACCTGGGAGGAGAAACTCAAGCGCACCGAGGAGATTCGTCTGCAACGTGAGGCGGTCTTTGCCGAGATGGGCGTGGCCGTCAAGGAGGATGGCATTACTGTGGGCGTGTTCTCACCTAAGAAAACCCCACATCTGGTGAATCTTAATGAAGATCCCAATCTTTCCGAATGTCTGCTCTACTACATCAAGGACGGCTTGACCCGTTTGGGTACGCATGAGGCAAATGTGCCCCAAGACATTCAGCTCTCCGGTTCGCACATCCTCAAGGAGCACTGCACTTTCGAGAACCGCAACAGCACGGTTACCCTGTTGCCGCACAAGGACGCCATCATCTATGTGAATGGCCGTAAATTGGTAGAACCGGAGGTCCTCAAGACCGGATCACGAGTGATTTTGGGCAAGAACCATGTCTTCCGCTTCACCAATCCGGAGCAGGCCCGCGAGCTGCGCGACAAGATCGAGACCGAGACCGAGGCGGAGAACGAGGTGGAGAAGGCCGACACCCAGCAGGTGGACTGGAACTTTGCCCAGTGCGAGTTGCTCGAGAAGCAGGGCATCGATCTCAAGGCCGAGATGAAGAAGCGATTGGACAACCTGGAGGAGCAATACAAGCGGGAGAAGCTCCAGGCCGACCAGCAGTTCGAGGAGCAGCGCAAGACCTACGAGGCCCGCATCGATGCCTTGCAGAAGCAAGTGGAGGAGCAATCGATGACCATGTCGATGTATAGCAGCTACTCTCCGGAGGACTTCCACCAGGAGGAGGATGTCTACA CCAACCCAATGTACGAGTCCTGCTGGACTGCCCGAGAGGCTGGTTTGGCTGCCTGGGCCTTCCGCAAATGGCGTTACCATCAATTCACATCCTTGCGGGATGATCTCTGGGGCAATGCTATATTCCTCAAGGAGGCCAATGCCATTTCCGTTGAGTTGAAGAAGAAG GTGCAATTTCAATTCACGCTCTTGACCGACACCTTGTACTCTCCCCTGCCACCTGAGCTTGCCTCCAGCATGGCCCCTCTCCAGCAGGAGGATGAGTTCGGAGCTCCGCCAGTCTCCAAGACCTTGGTGGCCGTGGAGGTGACCGATACCAAGAACGGAGCCACTCATTACTGGTCGCTGGAGAAGCTACG ACAACGCCTGGAGCTGATGCGCGAAATGTATCACAATGAGGCCGAGATGAGCCCCACTTCGCCGGATTACAACGTGGAGAGCCTCACTGGTGGGGATCCCTTCTACGACCGATTCCCCTGGTTCCGGATGGTCGGACGCTCCTTCATCTATCTGAGCAACTTGCTCTACCCCGTTCCCTTGGTCCACAAGGTGGCCATCGTCAATGAGCGTGGCGACGTGCGTGGCTATCTGAGGATTGCCGTTCAACCGGTCCTGGACGAGGAGTCTATTGACTTTAATAATGGTGTGAAGCAGTCGGCTCGCTTGGTCTTCAACGAGGATGATGCCAAGCCCAAGTACCGAGCTCTGAACGAAAAGGATGATGTCCAGAAGTACATTGATAATGGAGGTCTTGAAAGCAAACTCGATG CGGAACTCGAGGACGTGGATTCTGGTCGTGGCATTGACTCCAACTCTGCTTCCGAGTGCCATGAGAATGCCGAGGAGCCAGGTGAACATTTGCAAGTGGGCAAGGAATTCACTTTCCGTGTCACTGTGCTCCAGGCCACTGGCATTGGAGCTGAATATGCAGACATCTTCTGTCAGTTTAA CTTCTTGCATCGTCATGAGGAGGCCTTCTCCACCGAACCGGTCAAGAACTCAGCTTCGGGCGCTCCCTTGGGCTTTTATCATGTTCAGAAT ATTACTGTTCCCGTGACCAAGTCCTTTATTGAGTATTTGAAGACCCAACCCATCATGTTCAAGATCTTTGGACACTACCAGACACATCCTTTGCACAAGGATGCCAAGCAGGAGTTTGTATCCCGGCCACCACCCCGTCGTATGCTGCCCCCCAGCATTCCCATCAGCCAGCCAGTGCGCAGCCCCAAGTTTGGACCCCTACCCTGTGCACCCACTTCCACTGTTCTGGCCAAGCACGATGTCTTGGTCTGGTTCGAGATTTGTGAATTGGCTCCCAATGGAGAATATGTCCCATCG GTGGTAGAGCACAGCGACGATCTTCCTTGCCGGGGATTGTTCCTTCTGCATCAGGGCATCCAGCGGCGTATTCGCATCACCATCGTCCACGAGCCCACTGCGGAGGTCAAGTGGAAGGACATCAACGAGTTGGTGGTGGGTCGCATTCGCAATACTCCAGAGTCATCGGATGAGCAGGACGAGGATGCCTGTGTCCTGTCGCTGGGTCTCTTCCCCGGCGAGGCACTGGAGGTGCCCGGGGACGATCGCTCCTTCTACCGCTTCGAGGCGGCCTGGGACTCCAGCCTGCACAACTCGGCGCTGCTCAACCGCGTCTCCCAGGGCGGCGAGACCATCTATATTACTCTGAGCGCTTATTTGGAG TTGGAGAACTGCGCCCGCCCGGCCATTATTACCAAGGACCTGAGCATGGTCATTTACGGACGCGATGCCCGTACTGGCCCCCGTTCCCTGAAGCATCTCTTTTCCGGACAATACCGCAACCCGGAGGCCAACCGCCTCACCGGAGTATACGAGCTGGCGCTGCGCAGAGCATCCGAAGCAG GTGTGCAGAGGCGCCAGCGTCGAGTGCTGGACACCAGTTCCACGTATGTACGCGGTGAGGAGAACCTGCATGGCTGGCGGCCAAGGGGCGACTCCCTGATCTTCGACCATCAGTGGGAGCTGGAGAAACTCACTCGGTTGGAGGAGGTGGGAAGAATGCGGCACTTGCTTTTGCTGCGCGAGCGTCTGGGAATGGACACCAACCCGAATCCGACCACCAAGACcgagaaggatgtgtgcaatcTGGCTGCCCGGGCGGCCACCTCACCGGTTCACATGGTGATTCCCCAGTCACCTCAAACGCCCATCAAGGATCCGCAACAAATCATTCCAGAAAGGCAATACAACCAAAGGGAGCAGGATCTTATGCTCAAGTGCTTGAAGCTGGTGCAGG GACGCTACACCAAGAGCGAGGCCAATGACACACAGACCCAGTCGGACGTCTCGCCCAGCGACGAGGGCTGTGCCGACATGACCGTCAGCTGCATCTCTAGCAACTCCATGGA ATTATGTTCGCCCGATCGGTCCGATGCCCCCAACGGCTGGGAGGCCCCTGCTCCGGCCACTCAGCCGGCCCTGCCCCTACGCCTCTATGTCCCGGAGCTGGAGGAGATTCGTGTTAGCCCTGTAGTCGCCCGCAAGGGTCTCTTGAATGTTCTGGAGCATGGCGGCTCTGGATGGAAGAAGCGCTGGGTG ATTGTTCGTCGTCCTTATGTGTTTATCTACCGCTCGGAGAAGGATCCCGTTGAACGGGCTGTCCTTAATCTAGCCACCGCCCAAGTCGAGTGCAGTGAAGATCAGGCGGCCATGGTCAAGATTCCGAACACCTTCAG TGTGGTGACCAAGCATCGTGGCTACTTGCTCCAGACCCTTGGCGACAAAGAAGTGCACGACTGGCTGTATGCCATTAACCCCTTGCTGGCTGGGCAGATCAA ATCTCGACTGGCGCGAAGGACTTTGGAGCCGGCCAGCCAGACGGTCTCCCAGATCCAGGCCAACAACGCCGCGAATGCCAGCAGTGCGAACAAATGA